The Metabacillus litoralis genome contains a region encoding:
- a CDS encoding DnaD domain protein, translating into MAKFRMILTGFWRSSFNLEKMSSEDKLFYVYLLTNDKTTQIGIYEITKKEMALELDYTLEEVEVLLERFTTRHKLIRYNLETCEIAIKNWGKNNLHRGGKPIMDCITKELKEVKDTSLISYVCEGIEREEIVRLYEPYCHKEVEEEMSHKGKEHTYSATVQDQIEENSNPRVTETREEKQSSKDNSDLDDDQQSQKSKDINEIIEFWDSNGFGLSNINAKHQLLSWLDNSCFLHPKDVVLKAMGIACANNKRKLNYIVGILKNWKNESLLTIEEIDSYQDNQSSKQKSKQSNSTGTGRPIPSEFVLDLTAGED; encoded by the coding sequence ATGGCAAAATTTCGTATGATCTTAACTGGATTTTGGAGATCTTCCTTTAATTTAGAGAAGATGTCTTCGGAGGATAAATTATTTTACGTGTATTTACTAACAAATGATAAAACGACACAAATTGGAATCTACGAAATAACGAAGAAAGAAATGGCACTCGAATTGGATTATACGCTTGAAGAGGTGGAAGTATTATTAGAACGCTTTACAACACGTCACAAATTAATCCGGTACAACCTAGAAACATGTGAAATCGCTATTAAAAACTGGGGGAAAAATAACCTTCATAGAGGCGGCAAACCAATTATGGATTGTATTACAAAAGAATTAAAAGAGGTCAAGGATACCTCGCTTATTTCGTATGTTTGCGAAGGAATTGAAAGAGAGGAAATAGTTCGCTTATATGAACCTTATTGTCATAAAGAAGTTGAGGAAGAAATGAGCCATAAGGGTAAAGAACATACATATTCTGCAACTGTACAAGATCAAATTGAAGAAAACTCAAACCCTCGAGTTACAGAAACTAGGGAAGAAAAACAATCCTCTAAAGACAATTCAGATCTAGATGATGACCAACAAAGTCAAAAATCAAAAGATATAAACGAAATCATAGAGTTCTGGGACAGCAATGGATTTGGGTTATCTAACATAAACGCCAAACACCAGCTATTATCCTGGTTAGACAATTCGTGCTTTTTACACCCTAAAGATGTTGTCTTAAAAGCCATGGGTATTGCCTGTGCTAATAACAAAAGAAAACTAAACTATATCGTTGGCATACTTAAAAACTGGAAAAATGAGTCTTTACTAACCATTGAAGAAATAGATTCTTATCAGGATAACCAGTCTTCTAAACAAAAGTCCAAGCAGTCAAATTCTACTGGAACTGGACGACCGATACCGAGTGAGTTTGTGCTTGATCTTACAGCGGGGGAGGATTGA
- a CDS encoding prolyl oligopeptidase family serine peptidase, translated as MSHTVNTEGKKQPSYQTVTEIMDWGAAITKVIVDLGKPVPVDSVTKETFHVHVQRYDHRLENPFLQEGNRIVKNAYVSDKHGKPAEKMGQYAVLEMEVSPTLSLSSAINYDWKGTGFNDWTDNQYTITQQKNIQTSDGTISELVIDTFTGGVRELVDDFTTGKATYDNITLTYADYSPAKNNEKNPLVIWLHGAGEGGIDPTIAIAGNKAANFASEEIQAYFDGAYVLAPQTPSFWMEGFTEFGDGTSKYQKALMALIEDYVSQNKDIDHSRIYIGGDSNGGYMTMLMIRDYPEYFAAAFPTCEALKDSLITVEEIQKMKNLPIWFITAKTDKVVNPNLYTVPTYNRLIEAAAKNVHLSLFDHVIDTSGLYKNSDGTPYEYDGHWSWIYVYNNEVTNTINGKATTLMEWLAEQSLKK; from the coding sequence ATGAGCCATACGGTTAACACGGAAGGAAAAAAACAACCTTCTTATCAAACGGTTACAGAAATTATGGATTGGGGAGCAGCCATTACAAAGGTAATTGTTGATTTAGGAAAACCTGTTCCAGTAGATTCCGTTACGAAAGAGACCTTTCATGTTCATGTGCAAAGATACGATCACAGATTGGAGAATCCATTCTTACAAGAAGGTAATCGAATTGTGAAAAATGCTTATGTATCAGATAAGCATGGGAAACCAGCCGAAAAGATGGGGCAATATGCTGTTTTAGAAATGGAAGTTTCCCCAACCTTATCACTTTCTTCTGCCATTAACTATGACTGGAAGGGGACTGGCTTTAACGATTGGACTGATAATCAATACACGATCACACAACAAAAGAATATTCAAACTAGTGATGGAACAATCTCAGAGTTAGTGATAGACACATTTACCGGGGGAGTAAGAGAGCTTGTCGATGATTTTACAACAGGCAAAGCAACTTATGACAATATTACTTTAACCTATGCTGACTATTCTCCAGCAAAAAATAATGAAAAAAATCCACTAGTCATTTGGTTACATGGAGCAGGAGAAGGCGGTATAGATCCAACGATTGCCATCGCCGGGAACAAAGCAGCAAATTTTGCATCAGAAGAAATACAAGCTTATTTTGATGGTGCCTATGTATTAGCTCCTCAAACACCTAGTTTTTGGATGGAGGGCTTCACTGAATTCGGTGATGGTACGTCGAAATATCAAAAAGCACTTATGGCATTAATTGAAGACTATGTTTCACAAAATAAGGATATTGATCACAGTAGAATTTATATTGGTGGAGATTCAAATGGTGGATACATGACGATGCTGATGATACGCGATTATCCAGAGTATTTCGCAGCAGCCTTCCCAACCTGTGAAGCTCTAAAGGATTCCTTGATCACAGTTGAAGAAATACAAAAAATGAAGAATCTTCCTATCTGGTTTATCACTGCGAAAACCGACAAGGTAGTTAATCCGAATCTATACACAGTCCCAACCTATAACCGATTAATTGAAGCAGCCGCAAAAAATGTTCATCTCTCTCTATTCGATCATGTCATTGACACTTCAGGACTCTATAAAAATAGTGACGGTACTCCATACGAATATGATGGACATTGGTCATGGATTTATGTATACAACAATGAAGTAACAAACACCATCAATGGAAAAGCAACAACCTTAATGGAATGGCTTGCGGAGCAGTCTTTAAAAAAGTAG
- a CDS encoding HNH endonuclease: MDIRKKVKERGIIPYKESSIPRTLERYCSDCERFCGKKDSFYIVERNGRTKIWGLRGYYKDGIPNNSDGSDNEDIPTNSLSKNKIEPSPLVPFQSDSEDSFKHIPEEKTEYSEQKFKKRMGQSDFRKKVLNAYGSKCCITNETCLEVLQAAHIQAYVNEESNHIQNGICFRMDIHKLFDEGLIVINDQFRIVVSHILQESSYKQFDGREISLPLEPNAFPSLHAIRKHRERSIQKGYF; this comes from the coding sequence TTGGATATTCGTAAAAAAGTAAAAGAACGAGGAATTATACCTTATAAAGAGTCTTCAATTCCTCGAACCTTAGAACGTTATTGCAGTGATTGTGAGAGATTTTGTGGAAAAAAAGATAGTTTTTATATTGTAGAAAGAAACGGTAGAACAAAAATATGGGGGCTAAGAGGCTATTATAAAGACGGCATCCCAAATAATAGCGATGGAAGTGATAATGAGGATATACCGACCAATTCTTTAAGTAAAAATAAAATCGAACCTTCACCTTTAGTACCATTCCAATCTGACAGTGAAGATAGTTTTAAACATATTCCAGAAGAAAAAACTGAATACAGTGAACAAAAATTCAAGAAACGTATGGGTCAAAGTGATTTTAGAAAGAAAGTTTTAAACGCTTATGGTTCAAAGTGTTGTATAACTAATGAAACATGTTTGGAAGTGCTTCAAGCTGCTCATATTCAAGCATATGTTAATGAAGAAAGTAACCATATTCAAAATGGAATTTGCTTTAGAATGGATATTCATAAACTATTTGATGAGGGGTTGATTGTGATTAATGATCAATTCCGAATAGTGGTAAGTCATATTTTACAAGAAAGTAGTTATAAACAATTTGACGGAAGGGAAATATCCTTACCTTTAGAGCCAAATGCGTTTCCTTCTCTACATGCAATAAGAAAACATAGAGAGAGAAGCATTCAAAAAGGGTACTTTTAA
- a CDS encoding DUF262 domain-containing protein, with product MEIQSNLVTLKSLVEKQYVFNIPIYQRLYVWQEEQVKTLLEDIEAAFNDGKELFYLGGVLVVENPSSSTEQRKVYDLIDGQQRFTTLWMISIIFAGTLKSFIENEGENRISFAIREEINEKFQSLINGSKNVDITANIDDSLALIRRFHSEFEGSKPGKAAKIAEFIYEKVQLVYTEVPEKTDLNKLFEVINNRGIQLQHHEILKARLLDKLQAQDRIKYSNLWDACANMNQYIEKNIKDITHIKTTHLFDQETAKVGEEQLADPTKVLAAIDEKAEENSESMTLLDILESEDVHASFNSDEDNEEDEYDSEDVRSIITFPMLLQHTLRIYLAKKEEKDILKISDKELLMIFSDNFLTKSVKDENVKKFIKLLWKVRYYFDKHVIKWVGPKDHEIHSIRRTYKNANKNGRNIYYSLQRGESTARGEALLQSMLYHSQQITTHYWLTPYLHYILENNGQDSYKYLKHLDNHLLCAEKDDKTLIERTRYFLEKPYYKTTLSTNILHEELGTEFPHYWFYKLEYVLWEKYGNKGTKWREFKLTAKNSVEHISPQNHKITDTNTVSQEQLNKFGNLALVSRSVNSEYSNLPFNEKRQRFINNNREKLDSLKMALIYENEKWNDDLAKKHQMEMIRLLEEYLFNTNSYF from the coding sequence ATGGAGATACAGTCTAATTTAGTCACATTAAAGAGTTTAGTAGAAAAACAATATGTTTTTAACATACCGATTTATCAAAGATTATATGTTTGGCAGGAAGAACAAGTGAAAACGTTACTAGAAGATATAGAGGCTGCTTTTAATGACGGAAAAGAGCTATTTTACTTAGGAGGTGTTCTCGTTGTTGAAAATCCCTCCTCTTCTACCGAACAAAGAAAGGTATATGATTTAATCGATGGACAGCAACGTTTTACAACACTTTGGATGATTTCGATCATATTTGCAGGTACTTTAAAATCGTTTATTGAAAATGAGGGAGAGAATCGAATAAGCTTCGCAATTAGAGAGGAAATCAATGAGAAATTTCAGTCATTAATTAACGGAAGTAAAAACGTAGATATTACGGCCAATATTGATGACTCACTAGCTTTAATTAGACGATTTCACTCTGAATTTGAGGGAAGTAAACCTGGGAAAGCAGCCAAGATAGCCGAATTTATATACGAGAAAGTCCAGTTGGTTTATACAGAAGTACCAGAGAAAACCGATTTAAATAAATTGTTTGAAGTGATTAACAACCGTGGCATTCAGCTACAACATCATGAAATTTTAAAAGCAAGATTACTAGATAAACTACAGGCTCAAGACCGCATAAAATACAGCAACTTATGGGATGCATGCGCTAATATGAATCAATATATTGAGAAAAATATTAAAGATATAACTCATATTAAAACAACTCATTTATTTGACCAGGAAACTGCCAAGGTTGGTGAGGAACAATTGGCTGATCCGACCAAAGTGTTAGCGGCGATTGACGAGAAAGCGGAAGAAAACAGTGAGTCTATGACTTTATTAGATATATTAGAATCAGAGGATGTTCATGCTAGCTTTAATAGTGATGAGGATAATGAAGAAGATGAATATGATAGTGAAGATGTAAGGAGTATTATAACGTTTCCTATGCTTCTGCAGCATACATTAAGAATATATTTAGCTAAGAAAGAAGAAAAAGATATCCTGAAAATTTCAGATAAAGAATTACTAATGATATTTTCGGATAATTTTTTAACAAAATCAGTTAAAGATGAAAATGTTAAGAAGTTTATCAAATTGCTGTGGAAAGTTCGCTATTATTTTGATAAACATGTGATTAAATGGGTTGGCCCTAAGGATCATGAAATTCATTCAATCCGAAGAACATACAAAAACGCTAATAAAAATGGCAGAAATATTTATTACTCCTTACAAAGGGGAGAATCAACAGCTCGGGGAGAGGCACTCTTGCAAAGCATGTTATATCACTCCCAACAAATTACAACACACTATTGGTTAACTCCATATTTACATTATATATTAGAGAACAACGGGCAGGATAGTTATAAATATTTAAAGCACCTAGACAATCACTTGCTATGTGCGGAAAAAGATGACAAAACCTTAATCGAGCGAACAAGGTATTTTCTAGAAAAACCTTATTATAAAACTACCTTAAGTACTAACATTTTACACGAGGAGCTTGGAACAGAATTTCCTCATTACTGGTTTTACAAGCTAGAGTATGTTCTTTGGGAGAAATACGGAAACAAGGGAACTAAGTGGAGAGAGTTTAAATTAACAGCCAAAAACTCTGTGGAACATATTTCCCCACAAAATCATAAAATCACCGATACAAACACAGTATCTCAGGAGCAATTAAACAAATTCGGCAATCTCGCCCTAGTTTCCAGAAGTGTTAATTCAGAATATAGTAATTTACCATTTAACGAAAAACGTCAACGTTTTATCAACAATAATCGAGAGAAGCTAGATTCATTGAAGATGGCATTGATTTATGAGAATGAGAAGTGGAATGATGATTTGGCTAAGAAACATCAGATGGAGATGATTCGGTTGTTGGAGGAGTATTTGTTTAATACAAACTCATACTTTTGA
- a CDS encoding DUF262 domain-containing protein — MTYTATSKKNDVKVEVGTFEQFFKEKAVYPIAIDTYQRPYVWNINKVKELLEDLLEHIESQPNIPYYMGSILLHKNDEKEKLFIIDGQQRMTTLSILYFLLHRRLIEGKIAMEFNSPESIKNIKSIQRFFHHDENKAWKEKVSLLFPNIQFTFITTPSEDLAFTFFDTQNYRGVKLESTDLLKAYHLRAINNTTVQERCAKDWENIQNIKPILHKKGDFTVELFTKYLSRARTWRGQKQITLANDEDMLAEFMRNTKQSDDDKTIELFPNFYNTYGAKLYVKDNGDYEIQVKNHNHLASSLPFSLRQPISKGLGYFLFSKRYAEVIHLLFTDQTITSKEIKRFRDFYENVWKHLSVYLKELFILASLMYYDKFGEQQLFRFSLWLDHLLGAIRLEKQNVVKQAPMNFLKDSENNLLDVISHAFTPEEVFNFLSRCSQPIDIYTKENIENGKGVRGYYKERILSYYGKKSFDYKESWMDTFVKEIENGDTV, encoded by the coding sequence ATGACATATACAGCAACCAGTAAAAAGAATGATGTAAAAGTAGAGGTTGGTACGTTTGAGCAATTTTTTAAAGAAAAGGCAGTTTATCCAATCGCGATCGATACCTATCAACGACCATATGTTTGGAATATAAATAAAGTAAAAGAGTTGCTGGAGGATTTACTAGAACACATCGAATCACAGCCAAATATCCCTTATTATATGGGAAGCATATTGCTACATAAAAATGATGAAAAAGAAAAGCTGTTCATTATCGATGGTCAGCAGCGTATGACTACGTTAAGTATTCTTTATTTTCTATTACATAGAAGATTAATAGAAGGCAAAATTGCGATGGAATTTAACTCACCAGAATCCATTAAAAATATTAAAAGCATTCAAAGATTTTTTCATCATGATGAGAATAAAGCATGGAAAGAGAAGGTATCTTTATTGTTTCCTAATATCCAATTCACCTTTATTACCACACCTTCAGAGGATTTGGCTTTTACCTTTTTTGATACGCAAAATTACCGAGGAGTAAAGCTGGAGTCTACCGATTTACTAAAGGCGTATCATCTTAGAGCGATAAATAATACAACCGTTCAGGAGCGTTGTGCGAAGGATTGGGAAAACATCCAGAATATCAAGCCCATTCTTCATAAAAAAGGAGACTTTACAGTAGAGTTATTTACAAAATATCTTTCTCGTGCTCGTACTTGGCGTGGACAAAAACAAATCACACTAGCTAATGATGAAGACATGTTAGCGGAATTTATGCGAAACACCAAACAGAGTGATGATGACAAAACAATTGAGTTATTTCCTAATTTTTACAATACCTATGGAGCTAAACTTTATGTAAAAGATAATGGAGATTATGAAATACAAGTGAAGAATCATAACCATCTTGCTAGCTCTCTTCCTTTTTCATTAAGACAACCTATAAGTAAGGGCCTGGGTTATTTTCTTTTTTCAAAAAGATATGCAGAAGTGATTCACTTACTTTTTACAGATCAAACTATTACTAGTAAAGAAATAAAGAGATTTAGAGATTTTTATGAAAACGTCTGGAAGCATTTATCCGTTTATTTGAAGGAATTGTTCATTCTAGCTAGCTTGATGTATTATGACAAGTTCGGTGAACAGCAACTGTTTCGCTTTTCGCTATGGCTAGATCATTTGCTTGGGGCGATTCGATTAGAAAAACAAAATGTAGTAAAGCAAGCACCAATGAATTTTCTTAAAGATAGCGAAAATAACCTGTTAGATGTGATTAGTCATGCGTTTACACCAGAAGAAGTGTTTAATTTCTTATCAAGATGTTCACAACCAATCGATATTTACACGAAAGAAAACATTGAAAATGGCAAGGGTGTGCGTGGTTATTATAAAGAACGCATTTTGAGTTATTACGGTAAAAAGAGTTTCGATTATAAAGAAAGCTGGATGGATACATTTGTTAAGGAGATTGAAAATGGAGATACAGTCTAA
- a CDS encoding prolyl oligopeptidase family serine peptidase yields MVTKKKKWAKPLMLLGSAAVMSLMLNTGVFAKEIKTQPPSYQTVTEIEDWGAVITKVIVDLGKPVPVNSVTNETFNVHVERYDSRLANPFLQEGNRKVKNAYVSDKHGNPAKKMGKYAVLEMEISPSLSLSSAINYDWAGTGFNDWTDNKYTITQQKNIITNAGSISGLVVDTFTGGVRELVDEFTTGTATYDNVTLSYADYSPAKDNAKNPLVIWLHGAGEGGTDPTMAIAGNKAANFASEEIQAYFDGAYVLAPQTPGFWMEGFTGFGDGTSKYQKALMALIDDYVSQNKDIDPSRIYIGGDSNGGYMTMLMVRDYPEYFAAAFPTCEALKDTLITDEEIQKMKNLPIWFITAKTDMVVNPDQYTVPTYNRLIEAGAKDVHLSLFENVIDTSGLYKNSDGTPYEYNGHWSWIYVYNNEVTNTLNGKTTTLMEWLAKQSL; encoded by the coding sequence ATGGTGACTAAGAAGAAAAAATGGGCGAAACCTCTAATGCTTTTAGGTTCAGCTGCTGTGATGAGCCTAATGTTAAACACAGGTGTATTTGCAAAGGAAATAAAAACACAACCACCTTCTTATCAAACAGTTACAGAAATTGAGGATTGGGGAGCAGTTATCACAAAGGTAATCGTTGATTTAGGGAAACCTGTTCCAGTAAATTCGGTTACTAATGAGACCTTTAATGTTCATGTAGAAAGATATGATAGTAGATTAGCGAATCCATTCTTACAAGAAGGCAATCGAAAAGTGAAGAATGCTTATGTTTCAGATAAGCATGGGAATCCAGCTAAGAAAATGGGAAAATACGCTGTTTTAGAAATGGAAATTTCTCCAAGCTTATCACTATCTTCTGCAATCAACTACGACTGGGCAGGTACTGGATTTAATGATTGGACAGATAATAAATATACAATCACACAACAAAAGAATATCATAACCAATGCAGGATCAATCTCAGGGTTAGTTGTAGATACATTTACAGGTGGAGTGAGAGAGCTTGTAGATGAATTTACTACTGGTACTGCAACCTATGACAACGTTACTTTATCCTATGCTGACTATTCTCCAGCAAAAGATAACGCAAAAAATCCACTAGTCATTTGGTTACATGGAGCAGGAGAAGGCGGTACAGACCCAACCATGGCCATCGCAGGGAACAAAGCGGCCAACTTTGCATCAGAAGAGATTCAAGCCTATTTTGATGGTGCTTATGTATTAGCACCCCAAACACCTGGTTTTTGGATGGAGGGTTTTACTGGATTTGGAGATGGTACGTCAAAATATCAGAAAGCACTGATGGCCTTAATCGACGACTATGTTTCACAAAATAAGGACATTGATCCTAGTAGAATTTATATTGGTGGAGATTCAAATGGTGGATATATGACGATGCTGATGGTACGCGACTATCCAGAGTATTTCGCAGCAGCCTTCCCAACATGTGAAGCGCTAAAAGATACCCTTATTACTGACGAAGAAATTCAAAAAATGAAAAACCTTCCAATCTGGTTTATTACTGCCAAAACCGACATGGTTGTCAATCCTGATCAATACACAGTTCCAACCTATAACAGATTAATTGAAGCGGGTGCAAAGGATGTTCACCTATCCTTATTCGAGAATGTAATTGATACTTCAGGTCTTTATAAAAACAGTGACGGTACTCCATACGAATATAATGGACATTGGTCATGGATTTATGTATACAACAATGAAGTAACAAACACTTTAAATGGAAAAACAACAACCTTAATGGAATGGCTTGCTAAGCAGTCATTATAA
- a CDS encoding beta-glucosidase, with translation MLKKMKKARKKRLLAVALATGFAVSSFGYSTTTFANDSTENTVQVQNEAPKLIDAASIDSVIAAMTLDEKTKMVVGVGMPGLFGAPKLAVAGAVGGTPAIERLGIPAMFFADGPAGLRISPTREGETKTYYATAFPIATNLASTWDMKMVEAVGKAQGNEVKEYGVDILLAPALNLHRNPLNGRNFEYFSEDPLVAGKMTAALVNGVQSNDVGATIKHFAANNQETNRFTIDTIVSERALRELYLKGFEIAIKESNPWAVMSSYNLVNGTPASQNTDLLTTVLRDDWGYEGFVMTDWFAGTNPVEQMRAGNDHIMPGFPSSSTAIANAVKDGSLDESVLDRNIKNILEFVVKSPTFKNYANSDSPDLAAHAKVARQAGAEGMVLLKNDDNALPLKKENKLAIFGNAQIETIKGGTGSGDVNAAYTVSLVDGLNEAGYQMQEDLVTDYKNYINTLRQQDEYKIKPSPWGEDFGKEIPIIPEKPLDINEINQVQEDTDTAVIVIDRNSGESADRQNVQGDYLLTETEQEMIKNISSIYHNAGKKVTVVLNIGGPIEVESWKDKVDSILVAWQPGQEAGYAIADVLTGAVNPSGKLATTFPKTYSDTPSSSNFPGTPAENPTQVTYEEDIYIGYRYHSTFNVSPSYEFGYGLSYTTYDYSNIRVNKGGKFKDTITVFANIKNTGDVAGKEVVQLYISAPDGKLEKPEIELRDFTKTKELNANQSELIKFELDAMDLASFDEAKNQWIVEKGIYEVRVGASSENIKGTATFNVEKDIVVEQVNNALEPKVDIDRLTK, from the coding sequence ATGTTAAAGAAAATGAAGAAGGCAAGAAAAAAAAGATTACTAGCAGTAGCACTTGCTACTGGGTTTGCAGTCAGTAGCTTTGGATACAGCACAACTACTTTTGCGAATGATTCCACAGAAAATACCGTACAAGTTCAAAACGAAGCTCCAAAGCTAATTGATGCTGCTTCGATTGATTCAGTAATCGCAGCAATGACACTTGATGAAAAGACGAAAATGGTCGTAGGTGTTGGGATGCCAGGATTGTTTGGCGCACCAAAGCTAGCTGTTGCCGGTGCAGTAGGTGGAACCCCTGCTATTGAACGATTGGGGATTCCTGCCATGTTTTTTGCGGATGGTCCAGCTGGACTAAGAATTAGCCCAACTCGAGAAGGTGAAACCAAAACCTATTATGCGACTGCATTCCCTATTGCAACAAATCTTGCATCTACATGGGACATGAAAATGGTTGAAGCAGTTGGGAAAGCTCAAGGAAATGAAGTCAAAGAATATGGTGTAGATATTCTACTTGCACCTGCTTTAAACTTACATCGCAATCCATTGAATGGGCGAAATTTTGAATATTTTTCAGAGGATCCTTTAGTTGCAGGTAAAATGACAGCTGCTCTCGTAAATGGTGTTCAATCAAATGATGTTGGAGCGACAATCAAGCATTTTGCAGCTAACAATCAAGAAACAAATCGATTTACAATTGACACGATTGTTTCAGAAAGAGCACTAAGAGAGCTTTATTTAAAAGGCTTCGAAATTGCAATTAAAGAGTCAAACCCATGGGCGGTTATGAGTTCTTATAATCTAGTAAATGGAACGCCTGCTTCACAGAATACAGATCTTCTTACAACGGTTTTAAGAGACGACTGGGGTTATGAAGGCTTTGTAATGACCGACTGGTTTGCGGGAACAAATCCAGTAGAGCAGATGAGGGCTGGTAATGATCATATCATGCCAGGTTTTCCTAGTAGCTCTACAGCTATAGCAAATGCGGTGAAGGATGGTAGTCTGGATGAAAGCGTCCTTGATCGGAATATTAAAAATATACTTGAGTTTGTAGTGAAATCTCCTACATTTAAAAACTATGCAAACTCAGATTCTCCTGATCTAGCTGCACATGCCAAGGTTGCTCGACAAGCAGGAGCTGAAGGAATGGTGTTATTAAAAAATGATGATAATGCATTACCACTGAAGAAGGAAAATAAGCTAGCAATCTTTGGAAATGCACAAATAGAGACCATTAAAGGTGGAACTGGTAGTGGTGATGTTAATGCAGCCTACACTGTTTCATTGGTTGATGGATTAAATGAAGCCGGGTATCAAATGCAGGAGGACTTAGTAACAGATTATAAAAACTATATTAATACATTAAGGCAGCAAGATGAATACAAAATTAAGCCTAGTCCATGGGGAGAGGACTTTGGTAAAGAAATTCCGATTATTCCTGAAAAACCACTTGATATCAATGAAATCAATCAGGTTCAAGAAGATACAGATACAGCTGTTATCGTAATTGACCGCAATTCGGGAGAATCTGCTGATCGTCAAAATGTTCAGGGTGATTATCTGTTAACCGAAACGGAACAGGAGATGATTAAAAACATTTCAAGCATTTATCATAATGCAGGGAAAAAGGTTACAGTTGTATTAAATATTGGTGGTCCAATTGAGGTTGAAAGCTGGAAGGATAAAGTTGACTCTATTCTTGTAGCATGGCAGCCAGGGCAAGAAGCAGGATATGCCATTGCAGATGTTTTAACAGGTGCAGTGAATCCATCTGGTAAGCTAGCAACGACATTCCCTAAAACATATAGTGATACACCATCGTCATCTAACTTCCCAGGTACACCTGCAGAAAATCCAACACAAGTCACCTATGAAGAAGATATTTATATCGGTTACCGTTACCACTCAACATTTAATGTTTCCCCTTCCTATGAATTTGGATATGGACTCTCTTATACAACCTATGATTATAGCAATATAAGAGTAAACAAAGGTGGGAAATTTAAAGATACCATCACTGTCTTTGCGAACATTAAAAATACGGGTGATGTTGCAGGTAAAGAGGTTGTTCAACTTTACATCTCAGCTCCTGATGGAAAACTAGAAAAACCAGAAATCGAGTTAAGAGACTTTACGAAAACGAAAGAATTAAATGCAAATCAAAGCGAGCTAATTAAATTTGAACTAGACGCAATGGATTTAGCATCCTTTGATGAAGCTAAAAATCAATGGATCGTTGAAAAGGGAATATACGAGGTTAGAGTAGGTGCATCCTCAGAAAATATTAAAGGAACGGCCACATTTAACGTGGAAAAAGATATCGTTGTGGAACAGGTCAATAATGCTTTAGAGCCAAAGGTTGACATTGATAGATTAACGAAATAA